In one Nicotiana tomentosiformis chromosome 6, ASM39032v3, whole genome shotgun sequence genomic region, the following are encoded:
- the LOC138893600 gene encoding uncharacterized protein: protein MDTFSGNHFNLNVDVISLVLIPHIEAYIRYKIKECITFVHQEYRCTITKRKAFLGRKRAFEIVYGNWDKSFASLPRCMAALQYFYPGTFVEWKLERSPEIPEHIFKYVFWAFKPAIDSFLHCRLVISIDDTHVYEKYDIKSLIVVVVDTNGSIFPLAFAICVNERQETSTLFLNHLKEHVIKQRSGICLISDRHGSILSSVQNLRAWQEPYAYHHYCVRHLKANLQKAYPNMDLHDLMWMAAIDHQECLGATNYVDKEYSVAAYLNTYSGQLQLVGAEHYWPPEPFKMVCNKDYVRQ, encoded by the exons atggacacattcagtgggaatcattttaacttaaaTGTTGAcgtgatttctcttgtcttgattccacacattgaagcgtacATAAgatacaagatcaaagagtgtataacattcgtccaccaggaatataggtgcaccattaccaaaagaaaggcatttctcgggcgcaaacgtgcgtttgaaattgtttatggtaactgggataagtcctttgcatctctacccaggtGCATGGCTGCATTGCAATACTTTTACCCAGGGACttttgttgaatggaagcttgagcggagtccggaaataccagaacatatattcaaatatgtgttttgggcatttaaaccagcaattgatagTTTTCTGCATTGCCGgctggtaatatccatagacgacactcatgtctatgaaaagtatgatattaagtcgTTGATCGTCGTTGTAGTAGAtactaatggaagtatatttcccttagcttttgctatttgtgtCAATGAAAGACAAGAGACGTcgacactatttttgaaccacttgaaagagcacgttATCAAACAACGTTCAGgaatttgtctaatatctgatcggcatggtagtattttaagttctgtacagaatttaCGTGCATGGCAGGAACCATATGCCTACCACcattactgtgtgaggcacctgaaggccaatttaCAAAAGGCATATCCCAACAtggatttgcatgatttaatgtggatggctgcaataGATCACCAAGaat GTTTAGGAGCAACCAACtatgttgataaagaatatagtgttgctgcatacttaaacacctatagtgggcagttgcagctagtgggtgctgagcattattggccgccagaaccatttaaaatggtgtgtaacaaggactatGTACGTCAATGA